Proteins encoded by one window of Culicoides brevitarsis isolate CSIRO-B50_1 chromosome 2, AGI_CSIRO_Cbre_v1, whole genome shotgun sequence:
- the LOC134832007 gene encoding uncharacterized protein LOC134832007, translating into MDILLWNYGVKTFLNHVLDMEFTLKKADLDPIKDLIELKSTELLNAINDISGQLRETQRAIDELGREIHWEFISAPINEIRDTIDAKFARYIKYAASDHWERETKEKFADELVSGHDSVENFLAIFNTKVYQNDNQYFDANTQRIHDMSEKLSTKSGEPAQVALYRFYSMLLIVELKVFIMQAAAYTMKTELGHGKFVKEKRELVLEFGDKFRKMKNQVMEGDRTLWKLDPDKHVEADPLDLFNRGNYVHGYTYKRVTLWRWMHFFVYNRHAARHYFNSNKMSLSFSNHYTKASSYGNYVITGMRFVRPEKASGDMYLELFESQLLPHGKIDPKTTRTVQRNTDEESNTLHIGTDFTTINVNHDLLLEEQENQGQNFVITGVKIVASDAQLKLELTYTEFDFESGKLKPHIKILTGPNSTHRLEIKDKSYPTDFYDHRPSEEKRAHVKFDSCKGKKKSEWNDLRIAPFLDTQKVCSTYMALAGVSFILRDNDMSAGFISPKLTTFPIQFAKKQGI; encoded by the exons ATGGATATTTTACTGTGGAATTATGGCGTGAAGACGTTCTTGAATCATGTCTTGGATATGGAATTCACACTCAAAAAGGCAGATTTGGATCCGATCAAGGATTTAATCGAACTCAAATCCACTGAATTATTGAACGCAATTAACGACATTTCGGGTCAACTGCGAGAAACGCAACGCGCCATCGATGAACTTGGGCGAGAAATTCACTGGGAATTTATCTCGGCGCCAATTAACGAGATCCGAGACACAATTGACGCCAAATTTGCGCGTTACATCAAATACGCAGCTTCGGACCATTGGGAACGTGAGACAAAGGAAAAGTTTGCAGATGAACTTGTTTCGGGCCATGATTCGGTGGAAAATTTTCTCGCAATTTTCAATACGAAAGTTTATCAAAACGACAATCAGTATTTCGATGCGAATACTCAGCGAATTCATGACATGagcgaaaaattgtcaacGAAGAGTGGGGAACCAGCTCAAGTAGCGCTCTATCGTTTTTACTCAATGTTGCTGATTGTCGagctaaaagtttttataatgcAAGCAGCTGCTTACACGATGAAGACGGAATTGGGTCACGGGAAGTTTGTGAAGGAAAAGAGGGAATTGGTGCTGGAATTTGGCGATAAGTTTAGGAAGATGAAGAATCAGGTGATGGAAGGAGATCGCACGCTGTGGAAATTGGATCCGGATAAGCATGTCGAAGCAGATCCCTTGGATTTGTTTAATCGAGGGAATTATGTGCATGGTTACACTTA CAAACGTGTTACCCTTTGGCGTTGGATGCACTTCTTCGTCTACAATCGTCACGCAGCTCGTCATTACTTCAATTCCAACAAAATGAGTCTCTCTTTCTCGAATCACTACACAAAAGCCTCTTCCTATGGCAACTACGTCATCACCGGGATGCGTTTTGTTCGTCCCGAAAAGGCATCTGGCGACATGTACCTCGAACTTTTCGAAAGCCAACTTCTTCCTCATGGCAAAATCGATCCGAAAACCACGAGAACTGTTCAACGCAACACCGACGAGGAAAGCAACACTCTTCACATTGGCACCGATTTCACGACAATTAACGTGAATCACGACCTTTTATTGGAGGAACAGGAAAATCAGGGACAGAATTTCGTCATTACTGGCGTGAAAATTGTCGCGAGTGACGCCCAACTGAAACTTGAATTAACTTACACTGAATTCGATTTTGAGAGCGGAAAATTGAAACCtcacataaaaattctaaCTGGACCGAATTCAACGCATCGCTTGGAGATCAAGGACAAATCTTATCCAACGGACTTTTATGATCATCGTCCGAGCGAAGAAAAACGGGCCCATGTCAAATTCGATTCGTgcaaaggaaagaaaaagtcCGAATGGAATGACCTTCGAATCGCTCCCTTTTTGGACACGCAGAAAGTTTGTTCGACCTATATGGCGTTGGCAGGTGTTTCGTTCATCTTGAGGGACAACGATATGAGCGCTGGATTCATTTCTCCGAAATTAACGACGTTCCCAATTCAGTTCGCGAAGAAACAAGGCATTTGA
- the LOC134832008 gene encoding uncharacterized protein LOC134832008: MKRNLVLLVALIGFAAAAAEKNETSSHCPENSKPGQFVLVPHETDCDKFYMCMGPKETLKTCRKGQLFNPVKHRCDKAENVQCDSEGSTNSPPEPEKEHCPKDGKPGKFMLVPHETDCDKFYMCMGPKETLKVCRKGQLFNKEKRRCDKAENVVCDNEVTTVSTFEVEDEDKHCPADADPKKLTRVAHETDCDKYYMCYKGKEKLHTCKQGKLFSSKSGFCVTASKVDCGDRTTAAPTTTVSTTTTEEVETEVPEIFYEEFKHCPENNTRVVTLPHETDCDKYWLCSARHEKLKQCKEGKLYSERHSLCLSEHKVDCGDRTTVAPTTTTEEPETEAPETETVSLAVAPECPNNHRFETFPHPEDCHKFFVCRNGEAFEKDCREKFVFDALKKRCVKETEENSCSVETRKGNEHLKPTMTPLEGSCRKFVFQFQYRKYNFECKTGFWFNPVLKHCSKDKAGVCSHEKASK; the protein is encoded by the coding sequence ATGAAACGAAATTTAGTTTTACTTGTTGCCTTGATAggctttgctgctgctgctgctgaaaaGAATGAGACTTCATCTCATTGCCCCGAGAACTCCAAACCAGGACAATTCGTTCTTGTACCTCACGAAACTGATTGTGATAAGTTCTACATGTGCATGGGACCTAAAGAGACTTTGAAAACTTGTCGCAAAGGTCAACTCTTCAACCCCGTAAAGCATCGTTGTGACAAAGCTGAAAACGTTCAATGTGACTCTGAAGGTTCTACTAACTCTCCTCCCGAACCTGAGAAGGAACATTGTCCAAAAGACGGGAAACccggaaaattcatgttagTTCCACACGAAACGGATTGCGATAAGTTCTACATGTGCATGGGACCCAAAGAAACCTTGAAGGTTTGTCGCAAGGGTCAACTTTTCAACAAGGAGAAACGCCGATGTGACAAAGCTGAGAACGTGGTTTGTGATAATGAAGTAACTACAGTTTCTACCTTTGAGGTTGAAGATGAAGATAAGCACTGCCCAGCTGATGCTGATCCAAAGAAGCTGACAAGAGTCGCCCATGAAACAGATTGTGACAAGTACTACATGTGCTACAAGGGCAAGGAAAAACTTCATACTTGCAAGCAAGGAAAACTTTTCAGCTCCAAATCAGGCTTTTGTGTGACCGCGAGTAAAGTTGATTGTGGCGATAGAACGACAGCTGCTCCAACTACTACAGTTTCCACAACTACCACAGAGGAAGTTGAAACAGAAGTTCCTGAAATTTTCTACGAAGAGTTCAAACATTGCCCCGAAAACAACACCCGAGTCGTTACACTTCCCCATGAAACGGATTGCGATAAATATTGGCTCTGCTCGGCGCGTCATGAAAAGTTGAAGCAATGCAAGGAAGGAAAGCTTTACAGTGAACGTCACAGTTTATGTCTTTCTGAACACAAAGTTGATTGTGGAGATCGGACTACAGTTGCTCCAACAACTACCACAGAAGAGCCTGAAACAGAAGCTCCCGAAACTGAAACAGTTTCTTTGGCTGTAGCTCCTGAATGTCCCAATAACCATCGCTTTGAAACGTTCCCCCATCCAGAAGACTGTCACAAGTTCTTCGTTTGTCGCAATGGAGAAGCCTTTGAAAAGGATTGTCGCGAAAAATTCGTCTTTGATGCCTTGAAGAAACGTTGTGTCAAAGAAACTGAAGAGAATTCATGTTCAGTTGAAACTCGTAAAGGAAATGAACATTTGAAACCAACGATGACTCCATTGGAAGGCTCTTGCCGCAAATTTGTCTTCCAATTCCAATATCGCAAGTATAATTTCGAATGCAAGACTGGATTTTGGTTCAATCCAGTATTGAAACATTGCAGCAAAGATAAAGCTGGCGTTTGTTCCCATGAAAAAGCCTCCAAATAA